A single genomic interval of Cucumis sativus cultivar 9930 chromosome 7, Cucumber_9930_V3, whole genome shotgun sequence harbors:
- the LOC101210921 gene encoding FCS-Like Zinc finger 17 gives MLPKLSSPFKRKERKDNYSSSYLKGIGLGILVHRSPEPNLVVKQSRKLSPSLVSSSNNNPSFLKTCSLCNKNLDPQEDIYMYRGDQGYCSIKCRNQQIDIDDKRELEASTRKMVAAYRKCLKNEPRTETRLLLEDLRQHNRLPHSRIRPVVS, from the exons ATGCTCCCCAAATTGAGCAGTCCTTTCAAGAGGAAGGAGAGAAAGGATAATTATTCCAGTAGTTATCTGAAGGGTATTGGGTTAGGAATTCTTGTACATCGATCACCAGAACCAAATCTAGTGGTTAAACAATCCAGAAAATTGTCTCCTTCACTTGTTTCTAGTTCTAATAATAACCCATCTTTTCTCAAAACATGTTCTCTATGCAACAAGAATCTGGACCCTCAAGAAGATATTTATATGTACAG GGGTGATCAAGGTTATTGCAGCATAAAGTGTCGAAATCAACAGATTGATATTGATGATAAGAGAGAATTAGAAGCTTCCACTAGAAAAATGGTGGCTGCTTACAGAAAATGTCTTAAAAATGAACCAAGAACTGAAACACGTCTCCTCCTAGAAGATCTCCGGCAACATAATCGGCTTCCTCATTCGAGAATTCGACCAGTTGTTTCATAG